One Rhinopithecus roxellana isolate Shanxi Qingling chromosome 7, ASM756505v1, whole genome shotgun sequence DNA segment encodes these proteins:
- the LOC104659773 gene encoding histone H2B type W-T-like has protein sequence MLHTQGSPLPRSTTAIVCSCHLMAAVSVMAGPSSEMTSEEQLITQEPKEAHSTTAQKQSKQRKRGRRGPRRCHANCRGDSFATYFRRVLKQVHQGLSLSREAVSVMDSLVHDILDRIATEAGRLARSTKRQTITDWEIRTAVRLLLPGKMGKLAESKGTKAVLRTSLYAIQQQRK, from the exons ATGCTGCATACCCAAGGGTCCCCGCTTCCCCGTTCCACAACCGCCATTGTCTGCTCGTGTCATCTAATGGCCGCTGTCTCCGTCATGGCTGGACCTTCCTCTGAGATGACCTCTGAGGAACAGCTGATCACCCAGGAGCCCAAAGAGGCCCACTCCACGACGGCCCAGAAGCAGAGCAAGCAGAGGAAGCGAGGGCGACGTGGGCCCCGCAGGTGCCACGCCAACTGCCGCGGGGACAGCTTCGCCACCTATTTCCGCCGGGTGCTGAAGCAGGTTCACCAGGGCCTCAGCCTTTCCCGGGAGGCCGTGAGTGTCATGGATTCTTTGGTCCATGACATACTGGACCGCATCGCCACCGAGGCTGGTCGCCTGGCCCGCTCCACCAAGCGCCAGACCATCACCGACTGGGAGATCCGGACCGCTGTGCGCTTGCTGCTGCCGGGGAAGATGGGCAAGCTCGCCGAGTCCAAAGGCACGAAGGCTGTCCTCAG AACTTCACTATATGCCATACAGCAGCAGAGAAAGTGA